One window from the genome of Deltaproteobacteria bacterium encodes:
- a CDS encoding response regulator, with translation MTDEKPKVLVVDDEMIIREGCDRALSKDGYQVFKAANGREGLDLLIGENADIMLLDLKMPVMDGMAVLKEVARRDLQVLIIIITGHGTIETAVQSMKSGAYDFITKPFMPDQLRFTVSRAWEKIRLEREAAYLREERVRSLRDIATEKSRISTIIQAMTDGVIIADNNCEIILNNAPAARLLGLRSKVLLGEKLLDATDNAMLADMVQQVLELSDSAVTSITKEMELREDIYVRASTGLVKDEEGTPMGTVTVLQDIGYIKQVERMKSNFVAMVAHELRAPLAAVLQNMDLLLSQTLGPVNAAQQHALERVNVRSTSLLKLVNNLLDLSKMEAGTLVLNKEQLDMRPIIERVVDLMRVRAVEKGCRIIVEMPEHLPLILADPLHMEGVVTNLISNAIRYNKEGGSVRVCAGRGDDSLVIQVSDTGIGISQEDLPKIFDRFYRVRSDKTRKIDGSGLGLHIVKGIVDAHLGTIKVESEPDRGTRFRVIIPSII, from the coding sequence ATGACGGACGAAAAGCCGAAAGTGCTGGTGGTGGACGATGAGATGATTATTCGGGAAGGGTGCGACCGGGCGCTTTCGAAAGACGGCTATCAGGTGTTCAAGGCAGCGAACGGCCGCGAGGGCCTCGACCTGCTCATCGGCGAGAACGCCGACATCATGCTGTTGGATTTGAAGATGCCGGTGATGGACGGTATGGCCGTACTCAAGGAGGTTGCCAGACGGGACCTGCAGGTTCTGATTATCATCATTACCGGCCATGGAACCATCGAGACGGCGGTCCAGTCCATGAAAAGCGGGGCGTACGATTTTATTACAAAGCCTTTCATGCCCGATCAATTGCGGTTTACGGTAAGTCGCGCCTGGGAAAAAATCCGCCTCGAGAGGGAAGCGGCATACCTCCGGGAGGAGCGGGTTCGAAGTCTCCGGGACATTGCCACGGAAAAGAGCCGAATTTCGACCATTATTCAAGCTATGACCGACGGCGTCATTATCGCCGATAACAATTGCGAAATCATACTGAACAACGCCCCCGCCGCTCGATTACTGGGGCTTCGATCAAAAGTGCTGTTGGGCGAGAAACTACTGGACGCCACGGATAATGCCATGCTTGCCGACATGGTCCAGCAAGTACTCGAGTTGTCGGATTCAGCCGTTACTTCCATTACCAAAGAGATGGAGCTGAGAGAGGATATCTATGTGCGGGCGAGTACGGGTCTGGTAAAAGACGAAGAGGGAACGCCCATGGGCACCGTCACGGTGCTTCAAGATATCGGATATATCAAGCAGGTTGAAAGAATGAAGTCCAATTTTGTCGCCATGGTGGCCCACGAGTTGCGGGCTCCACTGGCGGCCGTGCTTCAGAATATGGACCTTTTATTGTCGCAAACCCTCGGACCCGTCAACGCAGCCCAGCAACACGCTCTGGAAAGAGTCAATGTACGAAGCACAAGCCTCTTAAAGTTGGTGAACAACCTGTTGGATCTGTCAAAAATGGAGGCCGGCACGCTGGTTTTGAACAAAGAGCAGTTGGACATGCGGCCCATTATCGAGCGGGTGGTGGATCTGATGCGTGTTCGCGCGGTGGAAAAAGGGTGCAGGATCATCGTTGAAATGCCCGAACACCTGCCGCTCATATTGGCGGATCCTCTCCATATGGAAGGGGTGGTGACGAATCTGATCTCGAACGCCATCCGCTACAACAAGGAGGGCGGCAGCGTCCGCGTATGTGCGGGCAGGGGGGACGATAGTCTTGTGATACAGGTTTCCGACACCGGCATCGGGATCTCGCAAGAGGATTTACCTAAGATCTTCGATCGGTTTTACCGGGTCCGAAGTGACAAGACCCGAAAGATCGACGGTTCCGGCTTGGGGCTTCACATCGTAAAGGGCATTGTAGACGCGCATTTGGGTACCATAAAAGTGGAAAGCGAGCCGGACCGGGGCACCAGGTTCAGGGTTATCATTCCGAGCATAATATAA
- a CDS encoding PAS domain S-box protein, whose amino-acid sequence MSHEDLGLMWLDQLERSSAEEGGSKQGWLESLVLFLFEMGNNGILVLDEDFRVEYANQLASEMTGMERWRLIGAQFPSLLNEADRQSWFRLHERLCKASDDYPRRCALLMLESPAGTIREAEVCIGSHRTPQGPKLFVQLSDQTEHLRILNEVRKSNTFLSNIIRSSVDGILGADTKGSVLIFNEGAEQLLGYRADEVVGKMHIEKIYATPEMAREVMSKIRSDEYGGKGKLTTIQVRLRDRSGEEIPCNLSAAMIYEDGEEVATVGIFTDLRERLRMERELEETHLQLVQSEKMASLGKLAAGVAHEINNPLGGILMYASLLLEGMDDDMRKGDLQHIVDQTLRCKEIVQNLLDFSRQSGKERTRFSLNESIHKVVSLFKNQSLFHNIRVSMDLDPRLPPTEGDPGLMNQVITNLVVNAVDAMEGEGTLSLRSYYDKERSMIVAEIEDTGSGISEEHLPRIFDPFFTTKRVGKGTGLGLSTAYGIVRRHGGNLSAKSRLGEGATFRVELPVSNSERQ is encoded by the coding sequence GTGTCTCATGAGGATCTGGGTTTGATGTGGCTGGATCAGTTGGAGCGTAGTTCCGCGGAAGAAGGCGGTTCAAAGCAGGGGTGGCTCGAGTCATTGGTGCTGTTTCTCTTCGAGATGGGAAACAACGGAATTTTGGTGTTGGACGAGGACTTCCGGGTCGAGTACGCCAATCAGCTGGCAAGTGAAATGACCGGAATGGAGAGATGGCGGCTGATTGGAGCCCAATTCCCATCGCTGCTGAACGAGGCCGACCGGCAATCGTGGTTTCGCCTGCACGAGCGTTTGTGCAAGGCCTCCGATGACTACCCAAGGAGATGCGCCTTGCTTATGCTGGAGTCGCCGGCCGGGACCATCCGGGAGGCGGAAGTGTGCATCGGGTCTCACCGGACCCCGCAAGGCCCGAAGCTGTTCGTACAATTGAGCGATCAAACGGAACACCTCAGAATCTTGAACGAGGTGCGAAAGTCCAACACGTTTTTGTCCAATATCATCAGGAGCTCGGTCGATGGTATTCTCGGCGCGGATACCAAAGGCAGCGTGTTGATTTTCAACGAGGGCGCCGAGCAGTTGCTGGGCTACAGGGCAGACGAAGTTGTGGGCAAAATGCATATAGAAAAGATTTATGCTACTCCTGAAATGGCCCGGGAAGTCATGTCCAAGATCCGAAGCGACGAGTATGGAGGTAAAGGCAAGCTGACGACCATACAGGTGCGCCTTAGGGACCGATCGGGCGAGGAGATCCCCTGCAATCTGTCGGCGGCCATGATCTATGAAGACGGAGAAGAGGTGGCCACGGTCGGAATCTTCACGGACTTGAGGGAACGGTTGAGGATGGAGCGGGAACTTGAGGAAACGCACTTGCAGCTCGTTCAATCCGAAAAAATGGCCTCTCTGGGAAAGCTGGCAGCGGGTGTTGCGCATGAAATCAACAATCCTCTGGGGGGAATCCTGATGTACGCGAGCCTCCTTCTCGAAGGGATGGACGATGACATGCGCAAAGGAGACCTGCAGCATATTGTCGATCAGACGCTTCGATGCAAGGAGATCGTCCAGAATCTGTTGGACTTCAGCCGTCAGTCCGGTAAGGAACGCACTCGATTCAGCCTGAACGAGAGCATTCACAAGGTGGTTTCTCTGTTCAAGAATCAATCTCTGTTCCACAACATCCGTGTTTCCATGGATCTCGACCCCCGGTTGCCGCCCACCGAGGGAGATCCGGGACTCATGAATCAGGTCATCACCAACCTGGTGGTGAACGCCGTCGATGCCATGGAAGGAGAAGGAACGCTTTCGCTCAGATCCTATTATGACAAAGAGCGAAGCATGATCGTTGCTGAAATCGAGGACACCGGAAGCGGCATATCCGAAGAGCATCTTCCCAGGATTTTTGACCCGTTCTTTACGACAAAACGAGTCGGAAAGGGCACCGGCTTGGGCCTAAGTACCGCTTATGGAATTGTGCGTCGACATGGAGGGAACCTTTCGGCGAAAAGCCGATTGGGAGAAGGTGCGACCTTTCGGGTGGAACTACCTGTTTCAAACTCGGAAAGACAATAG
- a CDS encoding response regulator has protein sequence MRILVVDDDYDMVETVKLFLDAQGFEVTTAYDGETGVASAARAAPDLCLLDLVLPDMDGRELTKAIRGVTGCARTRVVLLTAMGGRKAVEAYLGDGENSADAYVEKPVNFKELKSLIEKLLDTR, from the coding sequence GTGCGCATTTTGGTCGTCGACGATGACTACGACATGGTAGAAACCGTCAAGTTGTTTCTCGACGCCCAAGGCTTCGAGGTGACAACGGCCTACGATGGCGAAACCGGCGTTGCGTCCGCCGCAAGGGCGGCCCCCGACCTCTGTCTGCTCGACCTGGTTTTGCCGGACATGGACGGCCGCGAACTCACAAAGGCGATCCGCGGCGTGACCGGATGCGCACGGACCCGTGTTGTACTGCTTACGGCCATGGGGGGACGGAAGGCTGTCGAAGCGTACTTAGGGGACGGGGAAAATTCGGCGGACGCCTATGTGGAAAAACCGGTGAACTTCAAGGAATTGAAATCTTTGATCGAAAAACTCCTCGATACTAGATAG
- a CDS encoding ammonium transporter — translation MKRFIMVGAVLALPVLAFAEEAAPTVLSNKEAIDAVQTHADYVWTLVAAALVFFMQAGFAMVETGYTRAKNAVNIMMKNLMDFAIGSLAYWAIGFGIMFGVSSTGWFGTSGFFLSDYAPGGDPWILAFWMFQVVFAATAATIVSGAMAERTKFIAYLVYSAIVSIIIYPVFGSWAWGSLFKGNGWLEQLGFIDFAGSTVVHSVGGWVALAGAITLGPRIGKFTQDGRVKPIPGHNLPLAALGTFILWMGWFGFNPGSTTAAIKDISWIFVNTNLAGAAGCLTAMITAWCRFGKPDVGMSLNGALAGLVAITAPCNNVTPLSSVIIGAIAGVIVVLSVLFFDKIKVDDPVGAVSVHGVCGAWGTLAAGLFNIDGFSLKIIGVQLIGIGGAFVWAFGMGLIVFKLIDLIVGLRVSPEEETDGLDFHEHGASAYPDFQTSVSRL, via the coding sequence ATGAAACGCTTCATCATGGTGGGGGCTGTATTGGCGTTACCCGTATTAGCGTTTGCCGAAGAGGCGGCTCCTACCGTATTGAGTAACAAGGAAGCCATCGACGCTGTACAGACCCACGCGGATTACGTCTGGACTCTGGTTGCGGCGGCGCTCGTTTTCTTCATGCAAGCCGGTTTCGCAATGGTGGAAACAGGGTACACTCGCGCCAAGAACGCCGTGAACATCATGATGAAGAATCTCATGGACTTTGCCATCGGATCACTGGCCTACTGGGCTATTGGATTCGGCATCATGTTCGGGGTAAGCAGCACCGGCTGGTTCGGGACTTCCGGTTTCTTTCTGAGTGACTATGCGCCCGGCGGGGACCCCTGGATACTGGCATTCTGGATGTTTCAAGTCGTCTTTGCCGCCACCGCAGCGACCATCGTTTCCGGCGCCATGGCCGAGCGAACCAAATTCATCGCTTATCTGGTTTACAGCGCGATCGTGAGCATCATCATCTATCCCGTCTTCGGAAGCTGGGCCTGGGGCAGCCTGTTCAAGGGCAACGGATGGCTGGAGCAACTGGGATTCATCGACTTCGCCGGATCCACCGTGGTCCATTCCGTCGGTGGGTGGGTCGCACTGGCGGGGGCCATTACCCTTGGACCCCGGATTGGAAAATTCACTCAGGATGGACGTGTCAAACCCATACCCGGTCACAATCTTCCTCTGGCCGCATTGGGGACATTCATCCTGTGGATGGGCTGGTTCGGATTCAACCCCGGTTCTACGACCGCGGCCATAAAAGACATTTCGTGGATTTTTGTGAATACCAACCTGGCAGGAGCCGCAGGATGCCTAACCGCCATGATCACCGCCTGGTGCCGGTTCGGAAAACCGGATGTGGGCATGAGCCTGAACGGGGCCCTGGCCGGACTCGTGGCCATAACGGCTCCGTGCAACAACGTGACGCCTTTGAGTTCCGTGATCATAGGCGCGATAGCAGGTGTAATCGTGGTGCTTTCGGTGCTCTTCTTCGACAAAATCAAGGTTGACGATCCCGTTGGAGCCGTTTCCGTGCACGGTGTATGCGGCGCATGGGGAACGTTGGCTGCGGGTCTATTCAACATCGACGGCTTTTCCTTGAAAATCATTGGAGTGCAGTTGATCGGAATCGGCGGCGCGTTCGTTTGGGCCTTTGGTATGGGGCTGATTGTGTTCAAATTGATCGACCTGATCGTCGGCCTTCGCGTATCGCCCGAGGAAGAAACCGACGGTCTGGACTTCCACGAACACGGCGCGAGCGCGTATCCCGATTTTCAGACCTCCGTGAGCCGACTCTAA
- a CDS encoding type 1 glutamine amidotransferase, translated as MRVGILQHTDLDGPGALGAYLQSAGVDVSIIKLYEGEALPSESSPWHAVVSLGGSMHAWEDAEFPFLPRETSFLAGMIDRGIPVLGICLGAQLIARACGCRVHPAAKEEIGWRAVTLTEMGSKDPLFSGIADKLLVLQYHYDTFELPARGELLGTSMDCRNQAFRLGNTYGVQFHPEINREILAEWFSERPEREQVLSEYERVKEAFFRQNQRIYENFLSIIRTWKTATTV; from the coding sequence GTGAGAGTGGGCATACTGCAGCACACGGATTTAGATGGACCCGGCGCCCTCGGCGCGTACCTTCAATCCGCAGGAGTTGACGTGTCCATAATCAAACTCTATGAGGGTGAGGCTTTACCGAGTGAGAGCTCGCCCTGGCACGCGGTGGTCTCCCTGGGAGGTTCGATGCACGCCTGGGAGGATGCCGAGTTCCCTTTTCTGCCTCGGGAGACGAGCTTCCTGGCCGGCATGATCGATCGGGGAATTCCCGTGCTGGGCATATGCCTGGGCGCTCAACTGATTGCCAGGGCCTGTGGCTGCCGAGTGCATCCTGCCGCCAAAGAGGAGATCGGATGGCGAGCCGTGACCCTAACGGAGATGGGGTCCAAAGACCCTCTGTTCTCGGGGATTGCCGATAAGCTGCTGGTCCTCCAATATCACTATGACACCTTCGAACTGCCTGCTCGGGGCGAACTCCTTGGGACTTCCATGGACTGCCGAAACCAGGCTTTTCGATTGGGCAATACTTACGGCGTTCAATTTCATCCTGAAATCAACCGCGAAATTCTGGCGGAGTGGTTCTCGGAGCGGCCGGAGCGTGAACAGGTCCTGAGTGAATACGAGCGCGTCAAAGAGGCTTTCTTTCGTCAGAATCAACGAATCTATGAGAACTTCCTGTCCATTATCAGAACTTGGAAGACGGCGACGACCGTATAG
- the nifA gene encoding nif-specific transcriptional activator NifA, with the protein MPCIFFSYNATVDVVVQALDSRIPRESFVNGQDRPEVRREVQELSLLFEISQMLDSNTDLREVVDSVLKSISIHMGMERGTLTLLDWETGEIYIEAAHGLSPEQQDRGRYQRGEGVTGKVVQTGKPMIVPCISDEPLFLDRTGVRKHLPKKDIAFLCVPIKLGNEVIGALSVDRLFREQVSLEEDVRLLSIIASMIARAVRLRQEMQIEKRRLQQENIRLRKELKGRYRPDNIIGNSKAMHEVFELMAQVSGSDTTVLILGESGTGKELVANAIHYNSPRGGKPFVKVNCAALPETLLESELFGHERGAFTGALARRIGRFEMANEGSIFLDEIGDFSMATQVRLLRALQEKEFERLGGTKTVKADVRVIAATHRDLEELIRQGKFREDLYYRLNVFPIRMPPLRERKSDILLLADHFVERYAKANKKNIRRISTPAIDMLMSYHWPGNVRELENCIERAVLLSTDDVIRGHQLPPTLQTAEASGTPHRGTLDAAVQTVERELIIDSLKSSGGNKARAARELGISERLMGLRVSKYGIDIQRFRTSK; encoded by the coding sequence CTGCCATGCATCTTTTTTTCCTATAACGCTACGGTGGATGTTGTAGTGCAAGCGCTGGACAGTCGAATTCCGAGGGAATCGTTCGTGAACGGACAGGACCGGCCTGAAGTCAGGCGTGAAGTACAAGAGCTTTCGCTTCTTTTTGAAATAAGTCAGATGTTGGACTCGAACACCGACCTTCGTGAGGTGGTGGACTCGGTGTTGAAGTCCATATCCATTCACATGGGTATGGAAAGAGGCACCCTGACGCTCTTGGATTGGGAGACCGGAGAGATTTATATCGAAGCGGCCCACGGGCTTTCGCCGGAACAGCAGGACCGGGGCAGATATCAACGCGGTGAAGGTGTAACGGGAAAGGTAGTTCAGACCGGCAAGCCCATGATTGTGCCGTGTATTTCCGATGAACCGTTGTTTCTCGACCGTACGGGGGTGCGCAAACACTTACCCAAGAAAGACATCGCTTTTCTCTGCGTTCCCATCAAACTGGGCAACGAAGTCATTGGCGCGTTGAGCGTGGACCGGCTGTTTCGTGAGCAGGTTTCACTGGAGGAGGATGTCCGGCTGCTATCGATCATCGCCTCCATGATTGCCCGAGCGGTTCGTTTGCGGCAGGAAATGCAGATCGAGAAACGGCGGCTGCAACAAGAAAATATCCGGCTGAGAAAGGAGCTGAAGGGGCGCTACCGGCCGGACAATATTATAGGCAACTCGAAAGCGATGCACGAAGTCTTCGAATTGATGGCCCAAGTTTCCGGAAGCGACACGACCGTACTGATTCTGGGTGAGAGCGGAACCGGAAAGGAACTGGTGGCCAATGCCATTCATTATAACAGCCCTCGCGGAGGCAAACCTTTTGTAAAAGTGAACTGCGCGGCTCTCCCTGAGACGCTGCTCGAGAGCGAACTTTTCGGACATGAAAGAGGAGCGTTTACCGGCGCATTGGCTCGCCGTATCGGACGTTTCGAAATGGCCAATGAGGGGAGTATTTTCCTGGACGAGATTGGTGATTTTTCAATGGCGACCCAGGTCCGCCTTCTACGGGCGCTCCAGGAAAAGGAATTCGAGCGGCTGGGTGGGACCAAGACCGTCAAAGCGGATGTCCGAGTCATCGCAGCCACCCACCGGGACCTCGAAGAGTTGATTCGACAGGGGAAGTTTCGAGAAGATTTATATTACAGGCTCAATGTGTTTCCCATCCGTATGCCGCCTCTAAGGGAGCGAAAATCGGATATCCTGTTACTCGCCGACCATTTTGTGGAAAGATACGCCAAGGCCAATAAGAAGAATATCCGAAGGATCTCCACCCCGGCCATTGACATGCTCATGAGCTACCACTGGCCGGGAAATGTCCGGGAGTTGGAGAATTGCATCGAGCGCGCCGTATTGCTGAGCACCGACGATGTCATTCGGGGGCATCAGCTTCCCCCGACACTGCAGACGGCGGAAGCCAGCGGCACGCCTCACCGGGGTACTCTCGATGCGGCCGTGCAGACCGTCGAGCGCGAGCTGATTATCGACTCCCTCAAGTCTTCGGGGGGGAACAAGGCCAGGGCCGCCAGGGAATTGGGGATATCCGAGAGATTGATGGGGTTGAGGGTCAGCAAGTACGGGATTGACATCCAGCGGTTTCGTACATCGAAGTAG
- a CDS encoding universal stress protein yields the protein MKLFKSIMFCTDFSEGADRAFDVALELAKTNGARLFLMHVIPPIVSPSPAFEEFVPNYSSIEFTEQVMNSSQEKMAETYGARLDGYTNYEVRVENGYPSNRIVDFAEQNDVDLIVVGSQGLTGLAHVFFGSTAEKVVRKAPCTVMCVRHRSKE from the coding sequence ATGAAGCTCTTCAAGTCTATCATGTTTTGTACGGACTTTTCCGAGGGCGCGGACCGGGCTTTCGATGTCGCTCTAGAACTGGCGAAAACCAACGGCGCGCGGCTTTTTCTGATGCATGTGATCCCACCGATCGTTTCGCCATCGCCTGCGTTCGAGGAGTTCGTCCCTAACTACTCGTCCATCGAGTTTACCGAACAGGTGATGAACTCTTCACAGGAAAAGATGGCGGAAACCTACGGAGCGCGCTTGGACGGATATACCAACTACGAAGTGCGCGTCGAGAACGGATACCCGTCGAATCGAATTGTGGACTTCGCTGAACAGAACGATGTCGATTTGATCGTCGTGGGCTCCCAAGGGTTAACCGGATTGGCGCACGTGTTTTTCGGAAGCACGGCGGAAAAAGTGGTGAGAAAAGCACCGTGTACCGTCATGTGTGTTCGTCATCGGAGTAAAGAGTAG
- a CDS encoding aminotransferase class V-fold PLP-dependent enzyme, which produces MDRPVYLNNAGAAWPLAPGVSQVVKGFLDAMPTPADSSGDRHPDVASECRQRLAAMLKVADPSRVVLTQDATFALNVAIFGLGLNNDSRVVCTVTEHSSALRPLYRLKRRYPGIRIVPVGLGPEGALDMARAEAALREGPTLLILNHASNVTGRINEAERLFRLARASGAFTLLDAAQTLGQITCHAEHLHADLVAFTAHKCLHGPPGVGGLYVRPGLDLEPFCVGGTDIQCHTLTQPEIMPARLEAGSPSAAAFAGLAQALQWQERHGAEFARRARTLADLLRNALASVPGVDVVDADGHGLRTPIVSIRLDGWKPDLLSQKLYKDFGVISKAGLHCAPLMHEALGTAPEGTVRFSVSGFNTESEIEAAVRAVKNIPPA; this is translated from the coding sequence ATGGACCGACCGGTTTATTTGAATAATGCAGGGGCGGCGTGGCCCTTGGCTCCAGGCGTATCGCAGGTCGTCAAGGGATTCCTCGACGCCATGCCTACTCCGGCGGACTCGAGCGGGGATCGGCATCCCGATGTCGCATCCGAATGCCGTCAAAGACTGGCCGCAATGCTGAAGGTTGCCGACCCGTCGCGTGTCGTCCTGACCCAGGACGCCACTTTTGCTTTGAACGTGGCTATCTTCGGTCTCGGATTGAACAATGATTCCCGCGTGGTTTGCACCGTCACGGAGCACAGTTCCGCGCTTCGTCCCCTGTATCGCCTGAAGAGGCGATATCCGGGGATCCGGATCGTCCCTGTCGGGCTCGGGCCGGAAGGAGCTCTTGACATGGCCCGAGCCGAAGCCGCCTTACGGGAAGGCCCGACCCTGCTAATTCTGAACCATGCCTCCAACGTAACCGGGCGCATCAACGAAGCGGAGAGGCTGTTTCGACTTGCAAGAGCATCGGGCGCCTTCACTCTGTTGGATGCGGCTCAGACCCTGGGACAGATCACTTGCCATGCCGAACACCTTCACGCCGACCTGGTGGCGTTCACCGCCCATAAATGCCTGCACGGTCCTCCCGGCGTAGGGGGACTCTATGTACGCCCCGGACTGGACCTCGAGCCGTTTTGTGTCGGTGGAACCGACATCCAATGCCACACCTTGACCCAACCTGAGATCATGCCGGCCCGGCTCGAAGCCGGCAGCCCCAGTGCGGCAGCATTCGCAGGGCTGGCGCAGGCGCTCCAATGGCAGGAACGTCATGGGGCGGAATTCGCCCGACGCGCCCGAACACTGGCGGATCTTCTAAGGAATGCGCTGGCGTCCGTTCCGGGCGTCGATGTCGTCGATGCGGACGGACATGGTCTCCGGACTCCGATTGTTTCAATTCGTCTCGATGGTTGGAAACCGGATCTGCTCTCTCAGAAGCTGTACAAAGACTTCGGGGTGATCTCGAAGGCGGGTTTGCATTGCGCTCCACTGATGCACGAGGCGCTGGGCACGGCGCCGGAGGGCACGGTCAGATTCAGTGTTTCCGGCTTCAACACCGAAAGCGAGATCGAAGCGGCCGTAAGGGCGGTAAAGAACATACCGCCCGCGTGA
- a CDS encoding MCE family protein encodes MAKFTPEVKVGLFVSVGLLLVVYMSLKVGGPKRAEERGYDLAAVFDTASGLKPDTPAEIAGIRVGYVEGIELYQGKARVILKIRSGVQLGRDTQAMIRTRGVLGDRFVELIPGEGNEPPLGPGDAINKTTSQVDVDALLIQLSSIAQDVKAVTASLRDALGGDAGELALREILENTKKVTKSLNALVERNTENLEQIMVNFRDFSSDMKDLSGVNKENITALITNVKAASETIEETLASLRAIVDKVGRGEGSLGRLLYDESTVDELNETLVSLREISGKISRGEGTIGKLVNDPSTAETLDETLTRLNAMVARAERFRLFVGYRGEYLFSGDDVKSYLDVRIQPTFDKYYLLSIVDDPGGRLRTKTTETVTYLPDGSSTFERMTENQVDEDELKFSAQIAKRYYDTVIRGGVLESTGGFGLDHYLFDDNVKLTAEAFDFNKDRNPHVKFYVDANLFDHMYLTAGYDDAFSDQSEESFFVGVGLRFEDDDLKYLLTGARVPIP; translated from the coding sequence ATGGCCAAGTTTACCCCGGAAGTCAAGGTCGGTTTGTTCGTTTCGGTTGGTCTGCTGTTGGTTGTGTATATGTCGCTGAAAGTGGGGGGACCGAAAAGGGCCGAAGAGCGGGGTTATGACCTTGCAGCCGTGTTTGACACCGCCTCGGGCCTGAAGCCGGATACGCCGGCTGAAATCGCCGGCATCCGGGTGGGGTATGTGGAGGGGATCGAGCTTTACCAAGGCAAAGCCAGAGTTATCCTTAAGATTCGTTCGGGCGTTCAACTGGGTCGGGATACCCAAGCCATGATTCGAACCCGCGGAGTGCTGGGGGACCGCTTTGTCGAGCTGATCCCGGGTGAGGGAAACGAGCCTCCCCTCGGACCGGGAGATGCGATAAATAAGACGACGTCCCAGGTGGATGTGGATGCGTTGCTGATCCAGCTATCATCCATTGCGCAGGACGTGAAGGCTGTGACGGCGTCGCTCCGGGACGCGCTGGGAGGGGACGCGGGTGAACTGGCTCTTCGCGAAATACTGGAAAACACCAAGAAGGTGACCAAATCTCTGAACGCGCTGGTGGAACGGAATACAGAGAACCTGGAACAGATCATGGTGAATTTCAGGGACTTCTCCAGCGATATGAAAGACCTGAGTGGAGTCAACAAAGAAAATATTACGGCGTTGATTACGAATGTGAAGGCGGCTTCCGAAACCATCGAAGAAACGCTGGCGTCTCTGAGAGCCATAGTGGATAAGGTGGGCAGAGGGGAAGGCTCCTTAGGCAGACTTCTATACGATGAAAGCACGGTGGATGAACTGAACGAGACCCTGGTGTCACTGCGAGAGATATCCGGGAAAATCAGCCGGGGAGAGGGCACCATCGGGAAGTTGGTGAACGATCCGAGCACGGCCGAAACATTGGACGAAACACTGACCCGTCTGAACGCAATGGTGGCGCGAGCCGAACGGTTCAGGCTGTTCGTAGGATACCGCGGCGAATACCTGTTCAGCGGCGATGACGTAAAGTCGTATCTGGATGTTCGCATCCAGCCTACGTTCGACAAATACTACCTGCTGAGCATTGTGGACGATCCCGGTGGAAGGCTTCGAACCAAGACTACGGAAACGGTAACGTACCTTCCGGACGGCAGCTCGACCTTCGAACGTATGACCGAAAATCAGGTGGACGAAGATGAGCTGAAGTTTTCCGCGCAGATTGCCAAGCGGTACTATGATACGGTGATTCGTGGAGGCGTGCTCGAATCCACCGGCGGGTTCGGATTGGACCATTATCTGTTTGACGACAATGTGAAACTGACCGCTGAGGCCTTCGATTTTAACAAGGATCGGAATCCTCACGTCAAGTTCTACGTAGACGCTAACTTGTTCGATCATATGTATCTGACAGCGGGCTATGATGACGCATTCAGCGACCAGAGCGAGGAGTCGTTCTTTGTTGGAGTCGGACTTCGGTTCGAAGACGACGACCTGAAGTACCTGCTCACCGGCGCCAGGGTCCCGATTCCCTGA